The Rhodoflexus caldus genome has a window encoding:
- a CDS encoding TonB-dependent receptor encodes MRLLFSLLLTQILVLHVQAQQSPCSGRIAGRVINGYTQQPVAGASVQRMNDGGKALTTDADGTFAFNGCERFVQIIISKEGFKDAVYTLPAGEEKVLPLIPETLELATLTVTDEKIGIGKATATLATVSDEALARTQGKGLAEALGDISGVQVLRNGATIAKPVIQGLHGNRILILNNGIRQEGQQWGLDHAPEIDPFTASQLTVVKGAAAVQYGAEAMGGVVLVNPPKLPVQAGIRSEWHLQGASNGRQGIASGQVSGYHGGIGWRAQLTGKRSGNVHTPDYFLANTGASEINFSLAAGYQKERYGAEVFFSRFNTDLGIFRGAHIGNLTDLQFAMSSPRPVVSADFSYQISNPRQAVAHNLLKINGYLKQTQGEWQWQYGFQHNRRQEFDIRRGGRDNIPALDLNLFTHTLDAVYESGKGTALHRKFGFNGLLQSNLNTPGTGIRPLVPNYWVTAAGAFAIWKYSAARWDAEAGIRYDLRHMEVRRFDRNNVLQRTERLFNNVSATIGAAYYINEKLTLRSQLASAWRPPAPNELYSEGLHHGAAALEFGSDSLKSEQSWKWTNGISLKTDNISLEISGFAQYIGNYIYLAPQAETRLTIRGAFPVFYFEQTDAQLAGADFTLRWQPSAAWETLLKGTMVRARDLTNGAFLPWIPPDQASATLRRNLAMPSESCWKGAYAALSCLLTAQQRRTETERDFAPPPKGYTLLNFDGGIRYEHGRQALHIGFSVHNLANLAYRDYMNRFRYFADEQGRNFQLYLKYSL; translated from the coding sequence ATGCGCTTACTGTTCTCCCTGCTACTTACACAAATACTTGTCCTACATGTGCAGGCGCAGCAGTCGCCTTGCAGCGGGCGTATTGCAGGCAGGGTAATCAACGGCTACACGCAACAACCCGTAGCGGGCGCATCGGTGCAACGGATGAACGACGGCGGCAAAGCCCTGACAACCGATGCCGACGGAACGTTTGCCTTTAACGGGTGTGAGCGATTCGTACAAATCATTATCAGCAAGGAAGGTTTCAAAGATGCCGTTTATACGCTGCCCGCAGGTGAGGAAAAAGTGCTGCCGCTGATTCCCGAAACGCTGGAACTTGCAACGCTTACCGTAACAGACGAAAAAATCGGCATCGGGAAGGCTACAGCAACGCTTGCCACGGTTTCCGATGAAGCACTTGCACGCACGCAGGGCAAAGGACTTGCCGAAGCCCTTGGCGACATCAGCGGGGTGCAGGTGTTGCGCAACGGCGCAACCATCGCCAAGCCCGTTATTCAGGGTTTGCACGGCAATCGCATCCTGATTTTGAACAACGGCATCCGACAGGAAGGGCAGCAATGGGGCTTAGACCATGCCCCCGAAATAGACCCGTTCACGGCATCGCAACTGACCGTAGTAAAAGGTGCGGCAGCCGTACAATACGGCGCCGAAGCGATGGGCGGCGTGGTGCTGGTCAATCCGCCGAAGTTGCCTGTGCAGGCAGGCATCCGCAGCGAATGGCACTTGCAAGGGGCAAGCAACGGCAGGCAGGGCATTGCCTCGGGGCAAGTGAGCGGCTACCATGGCGGCATCGGTTGGCGGGCGCAACTGACGGGCAAACGCAGCGGCAATGTGCACACACCCGATTATTTTCTTGCCAACACGGGCGCAAGCGAAATCAACTTTTCGCTGGCAGCAGGCTACCAAAAAGAACGCTACGGCGCGGAAGTATTTTTCAGCCGTTTCAATACCGACTTGGGTATTTTCAGAGGTGCGCACATCGGCAACCTAACCGATTTGCAATTTGCCATGAGCAGCCCGCGGCCCGTCGTCAGTGCCGATTTCAGCTATCAAATCAGCAACCCGCGGCAGGCAGTTGCACATAATTTACTGAAAATCAACGGATATCTTAAACAAACGCAAGGCGAATGGCAGTGGCAATACGGCTTTCAGCACAACCGACGGCAAGAGTTTGACATCCGCCGCGGCGGTCGCGACAACATCCCCGCCCTCGACCTGAATTTGTTCACGCATACTTTGGACGCGGTTTATGAATCAGGCAAAGGCACTGCCTTGCATCGGAAATTCGGTTTCAACGGACTTTTGCAAAGCAACCTGAACACGCCCGGCACGGGCATCCGCCCCTTAGTGCCGAACTATTGGGTAACGGCGGCAGGTGCTTTTGCCATTTGGAAATACTCGGCAGCCCGTTGGGATGCCGAAGCAGGCATTCGCTACGACCTGCGCCACATGGAAGTGCGCCGATTTGACCGCAATAACGTTTTGCAGCGCACCGAAAGGCTGTTCAACAACGTTTCGGCAACCATTGGCGCGGCTTATTACATCAACGAAAAACTAACCTTGCGCTCGCAATTAGCCTCTGCATGGCGACCGCCCGCGCCCAACGAACTTTACAGCGAAGGACTGCACCACGGCGCGGCAGCCTTAGAGTTTGGCAGCGACAGCCTCAAATCGGAACAATCGTGGAAATGGACAAACGGCATAAGCCTAAAAACCGACAACATCAGTCTGGAAATCAGCGGCTTTGCCCAATACATCGGCAACTACATCTACCTTGCCCCGCAAGCCGAAACGCGGCTGACCATTCGCGGCGCATTTCCCGTTTTTTATTTTGAACAAACCGACGCACAACTTGCGGGTGCGGATTTTACCCTGCGCTGGCAGCCTTCCGCCGCGTGGGAAACCTTGCTGAAAGGCACGATGGTGCGCGCCCGCGACCTGACCAATGGCGCATTTCTGCCGTGGATTCCGCCCGACCAAGCCTCGGCAACCCTGCGGCGCAACCTTGCGATGCCTTCGGAAAGCTGCTGGAAGGGCGCTTACGCCGCGCTTAGCTGCCTTTTAACGGCGCAACAACGGCGCACGGAAACGGAACGCGACTTTGCCCCGCCACCCAAAGGTTATACGCTGCTCAACTTTGACGGCGGCATCCGCTACGAACACGGCAGGCAGGCGTTGCACATCGGTTTTTCGGTGCATAACCTCGCCAACCTTGCCTACCGCGACTATATGAACCGATTCCGCTATTTCGCCGACGAACAGGGACGAAATTTTCAACTCTACCTGAAATACAGTTTGTAA
- a CDS encoding zinc metallopeptidase has protein sequence MLILSLIIMAVSWAVQARLKNRFRTYAMTPLSSGMSGAEIAHKMLIDNRIYDVEITCVPGQLTDHYNPADKTINLSEEVFYGRNAAAAAVAAHETGHAVQHATAYSFLEMRSKLVPVVSFASNWVTWILLAGIFLMQVTPLPLYIGVGLFAMITLFSVITLPVEFDASNRAVQWLNNARIVNREEYGMAKDALWWAAMTYVVAAIGSIATLLYYIMMLFGGRNDD, from the coding sequence ATGTTGATACTTTCGTTAATTATTATGGCGGTTAGCTGGGCAGTACAGGCAAGGCTGAAAAACAGATTCCGCACCTATGCCATGACCCCGCTCAGTTCCGGCATGAGCGGCGCTGAAATTGCGCACAAAATGCTGATAGACAACCGCATTTATGATGTAGAAATCACTTGCGTACCCGGTCAACTGACCGACCACTATAATCCGGCCGATAAAACCATCAACCTGAGCGAGGAGGTATTCTATGGCCGCAATGCTGCTGCCGCTGCCGTAGCTGCTCACGAAACAGGGCACGCCGTGCAACATGCAACCGCATACAGTTTCCTCGAGATGCGCTCTAAGCTCGTTCCCGTGGTAAGCTTTGCTTCCAACTGGGTAACATGGATTTTGCTGGCAGGCATCTTCCTGATGCAGGTAACACCTCTGCCATTGTACATTGGTGTAGGCTTGTTTGCCATGATTACCTTGTTCAGCGTCATCACGCTGCCCGTAGAATTTGACGCAAGCAATCGCGCCGTGCAATGGTTAAACAATGCCCGCATTGTCAACAGAGAAGAGTATGGAATGGCTAAGGATGCTCTTTGGTGGGCAGCCATGACCTACGTAGTTGCCGCTATCGGTTCCATAGCTACACTGCTTTACTACATAATGATGCTCTTCGGCGGCAGAAACGACGACTAA